One region of Mus musculus strain C57BL/6J chromosome 3, GRCm38.p6 C57BL/6J genomic DNA includes:
- the Clca2 gene encoding calcium-activated chloride channel regulator 2 isoform X4, producing MTHRDSTGPVIGLKLVTLLFTLSPELLFLGAGLKLKENGYDGLLVAINPRVPEDLKLITNIKEMITEASFYLFNATKRRVFFRNVQILVPATWTDHNYSRVRQESYDKANVIVAEQSEEHGDDPYTLQHRGCGQEGRYIHFTPSFLLNDELAAGYGARGRVFVHEWAHLRWGVFDEYNNDKPFYVNGRNEIQVTRCSSDITGVFVCEKGLCPHEDCIISKIFREGCTFLYNSTQNATGSIMFMPSLPSVVEFCNESTHNQEAPNLQNQVCSLRSTWDVITASSDLNHSLPVHGVGLPAPPTFSLLQAGDRVVCLVIDVSRKMAEGDRLLRLQQAAELYLMQVVEAHTFVGIVTFDSKGEIRASLQQIYSDDDRKLLVSYLPTAVSTDAETNICAGVKKGFEVVEERNGRADGSVLILVTSGADEHIANCLLTSMNSGSTIHSMALGSSAARKVGELSRLTGGLKFFIPDKFTSNGMTEAFVRISSGTGDIFQQSLQVESVCETVQPQHQLADTMTVDSAVGNDTLFLVTWQTGGPPEIALLDPSGRKYNTGDFIINLAFRTASLKIPGTAKHGHWTYTLNNTHHSPQALKVTVASRASSLAMSPATLEAFVERDSTYFPQPVIIYANVRKGLHPILNATVVATVEPEAGDPVVLQLLDGGAGADVIRNDGIYSR from the exons ATGACCCACAGGGACAGCACAGGACCTGTCATCGGGCTGAAACTTGTGACCCTTCTGTTCACCCTAAGTCCAGAActtctgttcctgggagctggATTGAAGCTGAAAGAGAATGGCTATGATGGATTGCTTGTTGCCATCAATCCCCGGGTACCCGAGGATCTGAAGCTGATTACAAACATTAAG GAAATGATAACCGAAGCTTCCTTTTACCTGTTCAATGCGACCAAgaggagggtgtttttcagaaaTGTACAGATTTTAGTACCTGCCACTTGGACGGATCATAATTACAGTAGAGTAAGACAAGAATCCTATGACAAG GCAAATGTCATAGTGGCTGAGCAGAGTGAGGAACACGGAGATGATCCCTACACCCTACAGCACAGAGGGTGTGGGCAAGAGGGGAGATACATCCACTTCACCCCCAGCTTCCTACTCAACGATGAGTTAGCCGCAGGCTATGGTGCGCGAG GCAGAGTGTTTGTCCACGAGTGGGCCCATCTCCGCTGGGGTGTGTTCGATGAATATAACAACGACAAACCGTTCTACGTGAATGGACGGAATGAGATTCAAGTCACCAG GTGTTCATCTGACATTACAGGCGTTTTTGTGTGTGAAAAGGGCCTCTGCCCCCATGAAGACTGCATTATTAGCAAGATTTTTAGGGAAGGATGCACATTCCTCTACAACAGCACCCAGAATGCAACTGGATCAATAATGTTCATGCCAAGTTTACCTTCT GTGGTTGAATTCTGTAACGAAAGTACACACAACCAAGAAGCTCCAAACCTCCAGAACCAAGTGTGCAGCCTCAGAAGCACTTGGGACGTGATCACAGCCTCCTCCGACCTGAACCATAGCCTCCCCGTGCATGGGGTTGGACTTCCAGCCCCTCCCACGTTCTCCCTCTTGCAGGCTGGTGACCGAGTGGTCTGCTTAGTGATTGATGTGTCCAGGAAGATGGCAGAG GGAGACAGACTGCTCCGACTTCAACAAGCAGCCGAACTGTACTTGATGCAGGTTGTCGAAGCTCACACTTTCGTGGGCATTGTCACTTTTGATAGCAAAGGAGAAATCCGAGCCTCGCTGCAGCAAATTTACAGTGACGATGACCGGAAGCTGCTGGTTTCATACCTGCCGACCGCCGTGTCCACTGACGCAGAAACGAACATCTGTGCAGGGGTTAAGAAAGGCTTTGAG GTGGTTGAGGAGCGGAATGGAAGAGCTGACGGCTCTGTCCTGATATTAGTGACCAGTGGAGCAGATGAACACATTGCCAACTGCCTGCTCACCTCGATGAACAGTGGATCCACCATTCACTCCATGGCCCTGGGTTCCTCTGCAGCCAGAAAAGTGGGGGAATTATCACGTCTTACAG GAGGTCTAAAGTTCTTCATTCCAGATAAATTTACTTCTAATGGAATGACTGAAGCTTTCGTTCGAATCTCTTCTGGAACAGGAGACATTTTCCAGCAAAGCTTACAG GTTGAGAGCGTGTGCGAAACTGTGCAACCCCAGCACCAGCTGGCGGATACTATGACTGTGGATAGCGCCGTGGGCAATGACACACTTTTTCTAGTCACGTGGCAGACTGGTGGCCCCCCTGAGATTGCATTATTGGATCCTAGCGGAAGAAAATACAACACTGGTGACTTTATCATCAACCTGGCCTTTCGGACAGCCAGCCTTAAGATTCCAGGGACAGCTAAG CATGGGCACTGGACTTACACGCTGAACAACACCCACCATTCTCCCCAAGCTCTGAAAGTGACAGTGGCCTCTCGTGCCTCCAGCCTGGCCATGTCCCCAGCCACTCTGGAAGCCTTTGTGGAAAGAGACAGCACCTATTTTCCTCAGCCAGTGATCATTTATGCGAATGTGAGGAAAGGTCTGCATCCCATTCTCAATGCCACCGTGGTGGCGACAGTGGAACCAGAGGCTGGAGATCCCGTTGTACTGCAACTTTTGGATGGCGGAGCAG GTGCAGATGTTATAAGAAATGATGGGATTTACTCCAG
- the Clca2 gene encoding calcium-activated chloride channel regulator 2 isoform X3: protein MTHRDSTGPVIGLKLVTLLFTLSPELLFLGAGLKLKENGYDGLLVAINPRVPEDLKLITNIKEMITEASFYLFNATKRRVFFRNVQILVPATWTDHNYSRVRQESYDKANVIVAEQSEEHGDDPYTLQHRGCGQEGRYIHFTPSFLLNDELAAGYGARGRVFVHEWAHLRWGVFDEYNNDKPFYVNGRNEIQVTRCSSDITGVFVCEKGLCPHEDCIISKIFREGCTFLYNSTQNATGSIMFMPSLPSVVEFCNESTHNQEAPNLQNQVCSLRSTWDVITASSDLNHSLPVHGVGLPAPPTFSLLQAGDRVVCLVIDVSRKMAEGDRLLRLQQAAELYLMQVVEAHTFVGIVTFDSKGEIRASLQQIYSDDDRKLLVSYLPTAVSTDAETNICAGVKKGFEVVEERNGRADGSVLILVTSGADEHIANCLLTSMNSGSTIHSMALGSSAARKVGELSRLTGGLKFFIPDKFTSNGMTEAFVRISSGTGDIFQQSLQVESVCETVQPQHQLADTMTVDSAVGNDTLFLVTWQTGGPPEIALLDPSGRKYNTGDFIINLAFRTASLKIPGTAKHGHWTYTLNNTHHSPQALKVTVASRASSLAMSPATLEAFVERDSTYFPQPVIIYANVRKGLHPILNATVVATVEPEAGDPVVLQLLDGGAGADVIRNDGIYSRYFSSFAVSGSYSLTVHVRHSPSTSTLALPVPGNHAMYVPGYITNALGLKSTLVPEVSYDLLSCLISRCSAFCL from the exons ATGACCCACAGGGACAGCACAGGACCTGTCATCGGGCTGAAACTTGTGACCCTTCTGTTCACCCTAAGTCCAGAActtctgttcctgggagctggATTGAAGCTGAAAGAGAATGGCTATGATGGATTGCTTGTTGCCATCAATCCCCGGGTACCCGAGGATCTGAAGCTGATTACAAACATTAAG GAAATGATAACCGAAGCTTCCTTTTACCTGTTCAATGCGACCAAgaggagggtgtttttcagaaaTGTACAGATTTTAGTACCTGCCACTTGGACGGATCATAATTACAGTAGAGTAAGACAAGAATCCTATGACAAG GCAAATGTCATAGTGGCTGAGCAGAGTGAGGAACACGGAGATGATCCCTACACCCTACAGCACAGAGGGTGTGGGCAAGAGGGGAGATACATCCACTTCACCCCCAGCTTCCTACTCAACGATGAGTTAGCCGCAGGCTATGGTGCGCGAG GCAGAGTGTTTGTCCACGAGTGGGCCCATCTCCGCTGGGGTGTGTTCGATGAATATAACAACGACAAACCGTTCTACGTGAATGGACGGAATGAGATTCAAGTCACCAG GTGTTCATCTGACATTACAGGCGTTTTTGTGTGTGAAAAGGGCCTCTGCCCCCATGAAGACTGCATTATTAGCAAGATTTTTAGGGAAGGATGCACATTCCTCTACAACAGCACCCAGAATGCAACTGGATCAATAATGTTCATGCCAAGTTTACCTTCT GTGGTTGAATTCTGTAACGAAAGTACACACAACCAAGAAGCTCCAAACCTCCAGAACCAAGTGTGCAGCCTCAGAAGCACTTGGGACGTGATCACAGCCTCCTCCGACCTGAACCATAGCCTCCCCGTGCATGGGGTTGGACTTCCAGCCCCTCCCACGTTCTCCCTCTTGCAGGCTGGTGACCGAGTGGTCTGCTTAGTGATTGATGTGTCCAGGAAGATGGCAGAG GGAGACAGACTGCTCCGACTTCAACAAGCAGCCGAACTGTACTTGATGCAGGTTGTCGAAGCTCACACTTTCGTGGGCATTGTCACTTTTGATAGCAAAGGAGAAATCCGAGCCTCGCTGCAGCAAATTTACAGTGACGATGACCGGAAGCTGCTGGTTTCATACCTGCCGACCGCCGTGTCCACTGACGCAGAAACGAACATCTGTGCAGGGGTTAAGAAAGGCTTTGAG GTGGTTGAGGAGCGGAATGGAAGAGCTGACGGCTCTGTCCTGATATTAGTGACCAGTGGAGCAGATGAACACATTGCCAACTGCCTGCTCACCTCGATGAACAGTGGATCCACCATTCACTCCATGGCCCTGGGTTCCTCTGCAGCCAGAAAAGTGGGGGAATTATCACGTCTTACAG GAGGTCTAAAGTTCTTCATTCCAGATAAATTTACTTCTAATGGAATGACTGAAGCTTTCGTTCGAATCTCTTCTGGAACAGGAGACATTTTCCAGCAAAGCTTACAG GTTGAGAGCGTGTGCGAAACTGTGCAACCCCAGCACCAGCTGGCGGATACTATGACTGTGGATAGCGCCGTGGGCAATGACACACTTTTTCTAGTCACGTGGCAGACTGGTGGCCCCCCTGAGATTGCATTATTGGATCCTAGCGGAAGAAAATACAACACTGGTGACTTTATCATCAACCTGGCCTTTCGGACAGCCAGCCTTAAGATTCCAGGGACAGCTAAG CATGGGCACTGGACTTACACGCTGAACAACACCCACCATTCTCCCCAAGCTCTGAAAGTGACAGTGGCCTCTCGTGCCTCCAGCCTGGCCATGTCCCCAGCCACTCTGGAAGCCTTTGTGGAAAGAGACAGCACCTATTTTCCTCAGCCAGTGATCATTTATGCGAATGTGAGGAAAGGTCTGCATCCCATTCTCAATGCCACCGTGGTGGCGACAGTGGAACCAGAGGCTGGAGATCCCGTTGTACTGCAACTTTTGGATGGCGGAGCAG GTGCAGATGTTATAAGAAATGATGGGATTTACTCCAGGTATTTTTCCTCCTTTGCTGTAAGTGGTAGCTATAGCCTGACAGTGCATGTCCGTCACTCTCCCAGCACAAGCACACTAGCCCTCCCTGTCCCAGGAAACCATGCTATGTATGTACCAGGTTACATAACAAACG